The Acidobacteriota bacterium genome contains the following window.
GCCGTCTCGCGCTCGAGGATGAGCACGTCGCGGCATCCGGCGGCAACCAGGTGGTACGCGATACTCGCTCCCACGATCCCGCCGCCGACGATCACCACATCCGCGGTGCGCATGGCGCCCGCCATCTTATACTTGCTGGGGCGGGCCTGTAGCTCAGCTGGTTAGAGCAGGGGACTCATAATCCCTTGGTCCCAGGTTCGAATCCTGGCGGGCCCACCACTTCTATCCCCCTGCTTCGACGACCGGCGATTATGAATAGACGATTAATTCTGCCCTCGAAGGTTTGACCGCCGCGTTCCGCCCCGCGATAATCGCTGGCAGATGCAGATCATCTACGTCGTAGAAGACGATCCCGACATCGCGCGACTCGTCCGGCATCATCTCGAGGACGCGGCCTACAGCGTCCGTTCCTTCCCCAACAGCAGCAACGTGCTCAGCTCCGCGCAAAAGGAGCGTCCCGCACTCTTCCTGCTCGACATCATGATGCCGGGTTCGGGCGGCTCCGGGCTAGACCTGTGCAAGAAGATCCGCCACAGTGTCCAACTCTCCACCGTGCCGATCATCTTCCTCACCGCCAAGACCAGCGAAGCCGACCGCGTGGTCGGCCTCGAGCTCGGCGCCGACGACTACGTCAGCAAGCCTTTCAGCCCGCGCGAGCTGGTGGCGCGCGTGAAGGCGGTGCTACGCCGCGTGGAACACACGCCCGAGCCGCGCGTCTTTCGCGATGGCGACCTCGAACTCGATACCGGCGCCATGACCCTCAAGGTGCGTGGCAAGCCGGTGCCGCTCACGGCTACCGAGTTCCGCCTGCTCGAGCATTTCACCGCTA
Protein-coding sequences here:
- a CDS encoding response regulator transcription factor, yielding MQIIYVVEDDPDIARLVRHHLEDAAYSVRSFPNSSNVLSSAQKERPALFLLDIMMPGSGGSGLDLCKKIRHSVQLSTVPIIFLTAKTSEADRVVGLELGADDYVSKPFSPRELVARVKAVLRRVEHTPEPRVFRDGDLELDTGAMTLKVRGKPVPLTATEFRLLEHFTANPGRVYTREQLLDAVWRDTSFVTARSVDVYIRRLREKIEKDAEDPRYLKTMRGAGYRFETTK